TCCACTGAAATCACTGCCAAAGCAGCCGCCCAAAAAGTCGAAGAGCTTGCTGAGCGAGACGCTGATACCACGGACTCAGATATCCGTTATCTCGCATACGGTGCCCGCCTCAGAACCGCGCTACGCGCTGGAACGCGGTATATCGCTTATGTGGGTGCGCTCCAGTTTCCTGAATTTAATTGCAATAATATATCATGATTTCAGACCAGTGACATCGGAGAAGCATTTCGTCCCGTGGTTCCCCCTTGGGTCGTCACAGCTGCATACGGCGTCTCCTGGTTATACCTCTCAGGGTGATATACGTTTTTATCGCTCGAGGCTATCTTTCTTACACCTTGAATTTCATAGCGATGTTGCATATGACGCATACAAAACTTATCATCGAGGTCCTTCTCCCATAGAGGCTGCTAATTTCTCCGAGACGACTAGAGTTGGTATTGCCGCTGTTCAGCGAGCTACTTTCCAATCCATTGCCTCCATGTGAGTCGTGTTTCCCAATTATTGGCATACACATGCTCATAGCAGGCGCAGGGCTCTTCCCGCTTTCACCATTCACACAGCAGTTGC
The sequence above is a segment of the Psilocybe cubensis strain MGC-MH-2018 chromosome 4, whole genome shotgun sequence genome. Coding sequences within it:
- a CDS encoding Mitochondrial fission process protein 1, translating into MASTEITAKAAAQKVEELAERDADTTDSDIRYLAYGARLRTALRAGTRYIAYTSDIGEAFRPVVPPWVVTAAYGVSWLYLSGDVAYDAYKTYHRGPSPIEAANFSETTRVGIAAVQRATFQSIASMALPAFTIHTAVAQSRKAFRHATNPKVKTWGPTVTGLAIVPILPYLFDHPVEYATEHAFDWIREKLIERNQAQNKESNDRKEL